A DNA window from Leptospira langatensis contains the following coding sequences:
- a CDS encoding STAS domain-containing protein, with product MKIKVTTKNDVHIIKIEGPIKAGNEFELGQKIEEYISKGDVPKFIIDLKKVPFINSAGLGMFLNIYKHIDGLKGRMVFTNLNNDIENLMEITKLASIFEIYKTLEEAIESFEY from the coding sequence ATGAAAATCAAAGTCACCACGAAAAACGACGTTCACATCATCAAGATCGAAGGTCCTATTAAAGCAGGAAATGAATTCGAACTTGGGCAGAAAATCGAGGAGTATATCTCGAAAGGTGACGTTCCAAAATTTATCATCGACTTGAAGAAAGTTCCTTTCATCAACTCCGCCGGCTTGGGAATGTTCCTGAACATCTACAAGCATATCGACGGTTTGAAAGGCCGGATGGTATTTACTAACTTGAATAATGATATCGAAAACTTGATGGAGATCACTAAGCTCGCGAGTATTTTCGAAATTTACAAAACGCTGGAAGAGGCTATCGAATCCTTCGAGTACTAG
- a CDS encoding PAS domain S-box protein: MSHPWLLPSLLAALPSAVFVFGVYLYLYSKEGNKALLAWTFGWFFHLLFYIGNILQVGEFDHLHYYFPTLSVDFLRAFFQFYGCFLFLRKPVTLPMKGIFVLVGLGAITADYLKITSGFWVWPVYLLVGLSQIYTGIAFLNTTRFEAGKKITGWIFILWGIHVANYPFVRPLQEFAHFGFLLGGFFRFSSAITIILAYFEETKMGLLRAEGNYKKIVETTLEGIWLIDKDGKTTYMNRTMADYLGIGEKEFVGRTILDLIPLELHDIINRRLEDRKRGIGEVHDFHFKNRKGESVWLLMSTNPLFDYQGNYEGALAMCTDITAFKKTEIALKESERQLSTLIRNLPGIAYRCALDPNWTMEFISEGCFELTGYSPSDFVSNRTISFGEVIHEEDREDVYRDVIDAIRENLTYRLVYRIHHRNGNMKWVFEQGSAVKGEKGEIIALEGFISDFTQVKRAEEIMANSLQEKDILLKEVHHRVKNYLQVLSSLLSIQQEEIEESNPAQVLVESQNRILSMAYVHESLYGKHQISDEFFPEFVSKLVDSLLRSFGHDKEEIRIFVNCERLSIKQNFAIPIGLILNELVTNVLKHAFPGKLRSEERILKISFYQEGGWIHLDVTDNGRGKSASFESKDSMGLELVDLLTKQLKGSVQDLSNEQGTVTRIRFPAFQ, from the coding sequence GTGTCGCACCCGTGGCTATTACCCAGTCTATTGGCTGCTCTTCCTTCTGCAGTCTTCGTATTCGGAGTATATCTCTATTTATATAGCAAAGAAGGGAACAAGGCTCTACTTGCCTGGACCTTCGGCTGGTTCTTTCATCTTCTTTTCTATATAGGAAATATTCTCCAAGTAGGGGAATTCGATCACCTTCATTATTACTTCCCCACCTTAAGCGTAGACTTCTTAAGGGCGTTCTTCCAATTCTACGGTTGTTTCTTATTCTTAAGAAAGCCTGTCACCCTCCCAATGAAAGGGATCTTTGTATTGGTCGGGCTTGGTGCTATTACTGCGGATTATCTGAAGATCACTTCTGGTTTTTGGGTTTGGCCGGTGTATCTACTCGTTGGTCTATCTCAGATCTATACCGGGATCGCATTCTTAAATACGACTAGGTTCGAAGCTGGAAAGAAAATAACCGGTTGGATCTTCATCCTCTGGGGAATTCATGTAGCCAATTATCCTTTCGTTCGCCCTTTACAAGAGTTCGCTCATTTCGGTTTTCTACTCGGAGGTTTCTTCCGTTTTTCTTCTGCGATCACCATCATACTCGCCTACTTCGAAGAGACAAAGATGGGACTTTTGAGAGCCGAAGGGAATTATAAGAAGATCGTAGAGACTACATTGGAAGGGATTTGGCTCATCGATAAAGACGGGAAGACCACCTATATGAACCGGACCATGGCGGATTACTTAGGCATAGGAGAGAAGGAGTTCGTCGGTAGAACGATATTAGACCTAATCCCATTAGAACTTCATGATATAATAAACAGAAGGTTAGAGGACAGAAAGAGAGGGATCGGAGAGGTCCACGATTTCCATTTCAAGAATCGCAAGGGAGAATCGGTTTGGCTTCTCATGTCCACGAATCCTCTTTTCGATTACCAGGGGAATTATGAAGGTGCGCTCGCAATGTGCACGGATATCACCGCATTCAAGAAGACCGAAATCGCATTAAAGGAAAGCGAAAGACAGCTATCCACCCTGATCCGAAACCTTCCCGGTATAGCGTATCGCTGCGCGTTAGATCCGAATTGGACCATGGAATTTATCAGCGAAGGATGCTTCGAACTAACCGGATATTCCCCTTCGGATTTCGTATCGAACCGGACCATTTCTTTCGGAGAAGTAATCCACGAAGAAGACAGAGAAGACGTGTATCGAGATGTGATTGATGCAATCCGAGAAAACCTTACTTATCGTCTCGTTTATCGCATCCATCATAGGAACGGGAATATGAAATGGGTTTTCGAACAAGGCTCAGCGGTCAAAGGAGAGAAAGGCGAGATCATCGCCTTAGAGGGATTTATTAGCGACTTCACTCAAGTGAAACGCGCCGAAGAGATCATGGCAAACAGCCTGCAAGAGAAGGATATCCTGCTTAAAGAGGTCCATCATAGAGTGAAGAACTATCTGCAAGTCCTCTCCAGTCTTCTGTCTATCCAGCAAGAAGAGATCGAGGAGAGTAATCCCGCGCAAGTTCTAGTCGAGTCCCAAAACAGGATCCTTTCTATGGCCTATGTGCATGAATCCTTGTATGGAAAGCACCAGATCAGTGACGAATTCTTTCCCGAGTTCGTGAGTAAGCTAGTGGACAGTCTTCTTCGTTCCTTCGGACATGATAAGGAAGAGATCCGGATTTTTGTGAACTGCGAACGTCTTTCTATCAAACAAAATTTCGCCATTCCAATCGGACTGATCCTAAACGAATTAGTGACGAACGTCCTGAAGCATGCATTCCCCGGCAAACTCAGATCCGAAGAAAGGATCCTTAAGATCTCCTTTTACCAAGAAGGAGGATGGATCCACCTGGATGTTACGGACAACGGAAGGGGAAAATCGGCAAGCTTCGAGTCTAAGGATTCCATGGGTCTGGAATTAGTGGATCTTCTTACAAAACAACTAAAAGGATCCGTACAAGATCTTTCCAATGAGCAGGGAACCGTGACTCGGATCCGATTCCCTGCATTTCAGTAG
- a CDS encoding sterol desaturase family protein, translating into MNEVLDKIGYTGYYLFTLATLWVRYILMAGAAYLFIWIIYKEKLKHKIIQKRLPEKDKIFHELKYSAITLMIFAASGILVLLMKQSGMTLIYDKVEDYGVPYMIFSIIAIIFLHDTYFYWTHRLMHHPILFKRMHLVHHKSTNPSPWAAFSFHPYEAVVEAGIVPLVILFLPIHTVALVIFFFYSNFLNVLGHLSFELFPKGFIENKFLRLHNSTTHHNMHHKYFNCNYGLYFNIWDRIMGTNHERYFDTFREVTHREPEHSSDGTLDGSPEIQGV; encoded by the coding sequence ATGAACGAAGTCCTGGACAAAATCGGCTATACTGGGTATTATCTTTTTACCTTAGCTACGCTTTGGGTCCGTTATATACTGATGGCCGGAGCGGCTTATCTGTTTATTTGGATCATATATAAAGAAAAGTTAAAGCATAAGATCATTCAGAAACGACTTCCTGAAAAAGATAAGATCTTTCACGAACTAAAATACTCCGCGATCACTCTTATGATCTTTGCGGCTTCCGGGATCCTGGTCCTACTCATGAAGCAAAGCGGGATGACTCTCATCTACGATAAAGTAGAGGATTACGGAGTCCCGTATATGATCTTTAGTATTATCGCGATCATCTTCCTGCATGATACGTATTTCTATTGGACCCATAGACTGATGCACCATCCAATTCTGTTCAAGAGAATGCATCTGGTACATCATAAGTCCACGAATCCTTCTCCTTGGGCCGCGTTTTCCTTTCATCCGTACGAGGCCGTGGTAGAGGCGGGGATCGTTCCTCTGGTGATCCTATTTCTTCCCATCCATACTGTGGCTTTGGTAATATTCTTCTTTTATAGCAATTTCTTGAACGTGCTCGGACATCTTTCCTTCGAGCTATTTCCGAAAGGATTCATAGAGAACAAATTCCTGAGGCTGCATAATTCCACGACTCACCATAATATGCATCATAAATACTTTAACTGCAATTACGGTCTCTACTTCAATATCTGGGACAGGATCATGGGGACGAATCATGAGAGGTATTTCGATACTTTCAGGGAAGTCACTCATAGAGAGCCGGAACATTCTTCCGACGGGACTCTGGACGGCTCTCCGGAGATCCAAGGAGTTTGA
- a CDS encoding RelA/SpoT family protein, producing the protein MGFVKAPATKEMLIEGVRETMGPEALELVEKAYKVSEDSHQGQFRLSGEPYIVHPLQVGFILYELGLDEKVISAGILHDVIEDTKYTREDMVRDFGTEITQLVEGVTKISEIKSQSRETEAAENIRKIIIATIQDIRVILIKLADKTHNMRTLSFQPPEKQRRIANETLSLYAPIAGRLGIYSVKSELEDLAFQVIFPEEYQDIKKRISAKKSEREDYIEKLQLILKQRLAEIQINADVEGRAKHFFSIYRKMKTKEKTFDEIFDLRAIRIVTDEIKDCYGVLGIVHTLWSPVPGRFKDYIATPKTNMYQSLHTTVIGPDGKPLEVQIRTAEMNAIAEFGIAAHWLYKEGKTHANERHLTVKWLEVLQTWQDSALDPKEFLEELKYDLHEDEVFVFTPKGEIIQLPKGATVLDFAFRIHTDVGLHCKGAKINGRMIPLRTELRSGDQVEVVVDKRSKPSPIWLRIVKTPSARQKLRAYFRKLREETSKDLAQGAESAAELTLNAEVLEELKRKPSEKTNKHSHPHGQPVGGKILVAGLRDIPVRLSGCCSPLPGDQIIGFVTRGRGVSVHKKNCSVALKQREEEQLRQISVDWDYGQTEPVPVRVEVKAKDRQGIYLEMVKSISGTQTNILEAGASTVQKDTLMARFMIEVEHLDQLKEILGNLKRIPDVVFAHRVK; encoded by the coding sequence ATGGGATTTGTAAAGGCCCCCGCTACTAAGGAAATGCTGATCGAGGGAGTTCGAGAGACCATGGGTCCCGAAGCTCTGGAGCTCGTCGAAAAGGCCTATAAGGTTTCGGAAGATTCTCACCAAGGACAGTTCCGGCTTTCGGGCGAACCTTATATCGTTCATCCGTTGCAGGTGGGCTTTATCTTATACGAACTCGGTTTGGACGAGAAGGTGATCTCCGCGGGGATCCTGCACGATGTGATCGAGGATACCAAGTATACTCGAGAAGACATGGTCCGTGATTTCGGAACCGAGATCACTCAACTTGTGGAAGGTGTGACAAAGATCTCGGAGATCAAGAGCCAGTCCAGGGAAACAGAGGCGGCGGAGAATATCCGTAAGATCATCATCGCCACCATCCAGGATATCCGAGTGATCCTGATCAAGCTTGCGGATAAGACCCACAATATGAGGACTCTTTCCTTCCAGCCTCCGGAAAAGCAGAGAAGGATCGCGAACGAAACTCTTTCCTTATATGCTCCGATCGCGGGTCGTCTTGGGATCTATTCCGTAAAATCCGAATTAGAAGATCTCGCGTTTCAGGTGATCTTTCCGGAAGAATACCAGGACATCAAGAAGAGGATCAGCGCTAAGAAGTCGGAGAGAGAGGATTATATTGAAAAACTCCAATTGATCCTGAAGCAAAGACTGGCAGAGATCCAGATCAATGCGGACGTAGAAGGCAGAGCAAAGCATTTCTTCTCCATTTATAGGAAGATGAAGACTAAGGAGAAAACCTTCGACGAGATCTTCGATCTGAGAGCGATCAGGATCGTAACAGACGAGATCAAGGACTGTTACGGTGTATTAGGAATTGTGCATACACTTTGGTCTCCTGTTCCGGGAAGGTTCAAGGATTATATTGCGACTCCTAAAACCAATATGTATCAATCCTTGCATACTACCGTCATCGGTCCTGATGGAAAACCTCTCGAGGTCCAGATCCGTACCGCTGAGATGAATGCGATCGCTGAATTCGGGATCGCGGCCCACTGGTTGTATAAAGAAGGCAAGACCCACGCCAACGAAAGACATCTAACGGTAAAATGGCTGGAGGTCTTGCAGACTTGGCAGGACTCTGCCTTGGATCCGAAAGAATTCTTAGAAGAATTGAAATACGATCTGCATGAGGACGAGGTATTCGTTTTCACTCCGAAAGGGGAGATCATCCAATTGCCTAAGGGAGCAACCGTTCTCGACTTTGCTTTTAGGATCCATACGGATGTGGGTCTTCATTGCAAGGGTGCCAAGATCAACGGTAGAATGATCCCTCTTCGAACGGAACTCCGAAGCGGGGACCAGGTGGAAGTGGTTGTGGACAAGAGATCCAAACCTTCTCCTATTTGGCTTAGGATCGTTAAGACTCCTTCTGCGCGCCAAAAACTAAGGGCTTATTTTAGAAAACTCAGAGAAGAGACAAGCAAGGATCTTGCACAGGGCGCTGAAAGTGCCGCGGAGCTTACCTTAAATGCGGAAGTTCTGGAAGAACTGAAACGCAAGCCTTCTGAAAAAACAAACAAGCATTCTCATCCTCACGGACAACCTGTAGGAGGGAAGATCCTGGTTGCGGGATTACGTGATATTCCTGTGCGTCTTTCCGGTTGTTGCTCTCCTTTACCTGGGGATCAGATCATCGGCTTTGTTACAAGAGGAAGAGGGGTTTCCGTCCATAAGAAGAATTGCAGTGTGGCCTTAAAGCAAAGAGAAGAAGAGCAACTGCGTCAGATCAGTGTGGACTGGGATTACGGACAGACCGAGCCAGTGCCAGTTCGAGTGGAAGTCAAGGCCAAGGACCGTCAGGGGATCTACCTCGAAATGGTGAAGAGTATCTCCGGTACACAGACCAATATATTGGAAGCGGGAGCTTCTACCGTTCAAAAAGATACCTTAATGGCTCGCTTCATGATAGAAGTGGAGCATTTGGATCAATTGAAAGAGATCTTAGGCAACCTGAAGCGGATCCCGGACGTGGTCTTTGCACATAGAGTAAAATAG
- a CDS encoding glycosyltransferase family 2 protein, producing MPSKPPLLSVVIPVYNEEKTIPELVKRLHVLVRILKEKNGFSKDDVEILFVNDGSRDGTFDVLKKFCESEPGFYLLNLSRNYGHQLAITAGIDTARGEAVAVMDGDLQDPPEFVADLYAKMDEGFDVVYARRRKREGESLFKLITAHVFYRILKKLTKFEIPIDTGDFRIMSRRVTDVLVSMREQHRYIRGLIAWIGFKQTGLEYDRDERFHGETKFSVSKMLKFALDGITSFSSAPLKLSSYLGFTSAFFGALYTIYILYLKLFTHDTIQGWTSVMIVALVLGGVQLIALGMIGEYLSRVNDQSKNRPLYVIEKIYSVKRSSKK from the coding sequence ATGCCCTCCAAGCCTCCTCTTTTATCCGTAGTGATCCCCGTTTATAACGAGGAAAAAACAATCCCCGAGTTAGTGAAAAGACTACATGTCTTAGTTCGTATCTTAAAAGAGAAGAACGGTTTCTCCAAGGACGATGTGGAGATCCTCTTCGTAAACGACGGCTCCAGAGACGGGACCTTCGACGTTCTGAAAAAATTCTGCGAGTCCGAGCCCGGTTTTTATCTTTTAAATCTGTCCCGAAATTACGGCCATCAATTGGCGATCACCGCAGGCATTGATACTGCAAGAGGAGAAGCGGTTGCCGTCATGGACGGAGACCTCCAGGATCCCCCCGAGTTTGTGGCGGACCTGTATGCAAAAATGGACGAAGGTTTCGACGTAGTCTATGCCAGACGGAGAAAGAGAGAAGGAGAATCCCTCTTCAAGCTGATCACGGCTCACGTATTCTATCGCATTCTAAAGAAGCTGACCAAATTCGAGATCCCGATCGATACGGGAGATTTCAGGATCATGAGCAGAAGGGTAACGGACGTCCTAGTCTCCATGAGGGAACAGCACCGTTATATCCGCGGGCTGATCGCTTGGATCGGGTTCAAGCAGACTGGACTGGAGTACGATAGGGATGAGCGTTTTCACGGAGAGACCAAATTCTCCGTAAGCAAAATGCTAAAGTTCGCCTTGGACGGGATCACCTCCTTTTCTTCAGCCCCTTTAAAACTTTCCTCCTATCTAGGATTTACTTCCGCTTTCTTCGGAGCGCTTTACACGATCTATATCCTGTATCTGAAATTATTCACTCACGATACCATCCAAGGCTGGACCTCGGTGATGATCGTAGCATTGGTATTGGGCGGGGTACAACTCATCGCACTCGGGATGATCGGAGAATACTTAAGCCGTGTAAACGATCAGTCCAAGAATCGTCCTCTCTATGTGATCGAAAAAATTTACTCTGTTAAACGAAGTTCAAAAAAATGA
- a CDS encoding helix-turn-helix transcriptional regulator, whose amino-acid sequence MISEITNILHLFCLSNLIFIIGFLGWKYYYDLRIRIAGGFAVGIICYILLCLDPEFKIPYSVRIFLFAGLITLPFFFWMISLAIFEDHFEPKAWHWLLLIGKLLISAWLVYPVLDQINMRGPIGSASVLAHVIIPTLLSLAFVVAAIIRIYSGRKDDLIETRRRLREVHILMTGSVISFNMFSHLILRGRVLSEILDLANVILAWGLILAFMYLVFELKEGLVDPKPEEIEDKEEKAVYADPALRKKLVSAFEESKLYRKEGLTIGQLAEDLEVQEYKLRRLINQAMGFRNFPDFLNRYRIQEACEILLAPEKDEIPIIRIAMDLGYQSLGPFNRAFKELTGVTPTEFRKNRGREELSKNTADFEIG is encoded by the coding sequence TTGATCTCCGAGATCACAAATATACTTCATTTATTCTGTCTCTCTAACTTGATCTTCATCATCGGATTTCTGGGTTGGAAGTATTATTACGATCTTAGGATACGGATCGCCGGCGGATTTGCAGTAGGTATTATTTGCTATATCCTTCTTTGTCTGGATCCTGAGTTTAAGATCCCATATTCGGTCCGTATCTTTCTATTCGCAGGACTCATCACTCTTCCTTTCTTTTTTTGGATGATCAGTCTTGCGATCTTCGAGGATCATTTCGAGCCGAAGGCTTGGCATTGGCTTCTTCTAATCGGAAAACTTTTGATCTCCGCTTGGCTAGTCTATCCTGTCTTGGATCAGATCAATATGAGAGGTCCCATCGGTTCCGCGTCGGTACTCGCTCATGTGATCATTCCTACTCTTCTATCTTTGGCATTCGTAGTGGCAGCGATTATCCGCATTTACTCCGGTAGAAAGGATGACCTGATCGAGACGAGAAGGAGATTGAGAGAAGTCCATATTCTCATGACCGGAAGCGTGATCAGTTTCAATATGTTCTCTCATTTGATCCTGAGGGGAAGGGTCTTATCCGAGATCCTGGATCTTGCCAATGTGATCCTCGCCTGGGGTTTGATACTCGCATTCATGTATCTCGTATTCGAATTGAAAGAAGGTCTCGTAGATCCGAAGCCGGAAGAGATAGAAGACAAGGAAGAGAAAGCGGTCTACGCGGATCCTGCCTTAAGAAAGAAGTTGGTCTCCGCATTCGAAGAGAGCAAACTCTATCGCAAAGAAGGTTTGACCATAGGACAATTGGCGGAAGATCTCGAAGTCCAAGAATACAAGCTACGTCGGCTCATCAACCAAGCTATGGGATTTCGGAATTTTCCTGATTTCTTGAATCGTTATAGGATACAAGAGGCCTGTGAGATATTACTCGCACCTGAAAAGGATGAGATCCCGATCATACGGATCGCAATGGATCTAGGTTACCAATCTCTTGGCCCTTTCAATCGAGCCTTTAAAGAGCTTACCGGGGTCACTCCCACCGAGTTCAGAAAGAACCGAGGTAGGGAAGAGCTCTCAAAAAACACCGCCGATTTCGAAATCGGCTAG
- the purB gene encoding adenylosuccinate lyase encodes MIDRYSNPEIAKIWELENKFDIWKEIEILATEARMKKGEVPKEDFEEIRSKARFKVDEILEIESKVHHDVIAFLTNMNSYIGPAGRHVHYGLTSSDIGDTALCVQMVQAMELILRKTDQLIEAVKEKAVQYRNLPCIGRSHGIHAEPMTLGLKFALFYEEMKRNRARLALAKEEISVGKLSGAVGTYSNIEPDIEEYVCEKLGLKPDPIATQVVSRDRHAAYMSALGVTAASLDRFATEIRLLQKTEGREVEEPFSAGQKGSSAMPHKRNPVICERISGISRVIRSNVSTALQNVALWHERDISHSSAERIVVPDSTIALEYILDKMLFVVKNLHVYPDAIERTLGVTRGLIFSQKVLLYLIEKGGITREDAYAIVQGHAMSVWADQSQNLKQRLSEDPKVQKVLKPEDLDAIFQISPYLEKVGLIYKRLGLE; translated from the coding sequence ATGATAGATCGTTATTCAAATCCAGAGATCGCTAAGATCTGGGAACTAGAGAACAAATTCGATATCTGGAAGGAGATCGAGATTCTCGCCACCGAAGCCAGGATGAAAAAGGGAGAAGTTCCTAAAGAGGACTTCGAAGAGATCCGTTCCAAGGCAAGGTTCAAGGTGGATGAGATCCTAGAGATAGAGTCCAAGGTTCATCACGATGTGATCGCATTCCTTACTAATATGAATTCTTATATCGGACCTGCAGGACGTCATGTGCATTACGGTCTGACTTCTTCCGATATCGGGGACACAGCCCTTTGTGTGCAGATGGTCCAAGCGATGGAGTTGATCCTTCGAAAAACGGACCAACTGATAGAGGCGGTCAAGGAGAAGGCGGTCCAATACAGAAACCTTCCTTGCATCGGAAGATCTCACGGCATCCACGCTGAGCCGATGACCCTCGGTCTAAAATTCGCATTATTTTACGAAGAGATGAAACGAAATCGTGCCAGGCTGGCTCTTGCTAAGGAAGAGATCTCCGTCGGAAAACTTTCCGGAGCGGTAGGAACTTATTCCAATATCGAACCTGACATCGAAGAATATGTCTGCGAAAAGCTGGGATTGAAGCCTGACCCGATCGCGACCCAAGTAGTTTCCAGGGACAGACATGCCGCCTATATGTCTGCGTTAGGCGTTACTGCTGCGAGTCTGGATCGATTCGCGACCGAGATCCGTCTCTTACAAAAAACGGAAGGAAGAGAAGTGGAAGAGCCATTCTCCGCAGGACAAAAGGGATCTTCTGCTATGCCGCATAAGAGAAATCCCGTCATCTGCGAAAGGATCTCCGGGATCTCTCGTGTGATCCGTTCCAATGTTTCCACTGCATTGCAGAACGTGGCTCTTTGGCATGAGAGAGATATCTCTCACTCTTCTGCGGAGCGTATCGTAGTTCCTGATTCTACCATTGCGTTGGAGTATATTTTGGATAAGATGCTTTTCGTAGTGAAGAACCTGCATGTGTATCCTGATGCGATCGAAAGGACTCTGGGTGTGACTCGAGGATTGATCTTCTCCCAGAAAGTACTTTTGTATCTGATCGAAAAAGGTGGCATTACTCGAGAAGATGCTTACGCGATCGTGCAAGGACATGCAATGAGCGTTTGGGCGGACCAATCCCAAAATCTCAAGCAAAGACTTTCCGAAGATCCGAAGGTTCAGAAAGTATTGAAGCCGGAAGATCTGGATGCGATCTTTCAGATCTCTCCTTATCTGGAAAAGGTAGGACTGATCTATAAACGTCTCGGCCTGGAATAA
- a CDS encoding extracellular solute-binding protein, producing the protein MRIYRPFYFIFLLFVTLFFSFVSCGDKEEADNSPAVTDLPWTGDPNSIPEAMRKLNPAASIHAKKGGTFRIYSSQYPKSLNGYLENFTTVSEIFQLMFEPLMRRNPITLDPLPRLASSWKISPDKKRFTFTLDRNAKWSDGKPVTAQDVLFTYQTLMDPKNNTAIHRISLSRFEVPKIINEFEIEFTQKSIHWSNFEDIAYGLLILPEHHFKNKEFNKENFEFPVTSGPYELQSAKKGRYIKMKRRADYWMRAYPFYKGSDNFDTLLFKVFSDESLAFQAFKKGDIDLFPVYKAYTWIKEALGEPFDKNYIIKQKIYNEKPIGFQGWAFNMRRKPFDDVRVRKAIAHLVDRKLMVEKLAFNEYELTDSYFSSVWEGSALPNPPIDYDPAAARKLLSEAGWKPNAKGFLEKEGKPFVIHILDRDKSSEKYFTVFIERAKEVGIQVQLESTDLANWSERIDKYDFDLTWAAWGGGLFPDPEEQWFSKYADENGQNNITGFKNAEVDKLVEQQRTEFDEKKRAEIARKIDKILTREVPYVLLWNLKSTRLLYWNRFGFPENPLAKYWGEQAAKNLWWVDEEKAKSLETNRKAKTALSTYPKDVHYK; encoded by the coding sequence ATCCGGATCTATAGACCTTTCTATTTTATATTTTTATTATTCGTAACCTTATTCTTTTCCTTCGTTTCCTGCGGAGATAAGGAAGAAGCGGATAACTCTCCGGCAGTAACGGATCTGCCTTGGACTGGAGATCCGAATAGTATTCCTGAAGCAATGCGGAAGCTAAACCCTGCCGCCTCCATTCATGCAAAGAAAGGCGGTACATTCCGGATCTATAGCAGCCAATATCCTAAATCCTTGAACGGATATCTGGAGAATTTCACGACTGTTTCCGAGATCTTTCAGCTTATGTTCGAACCTTTGATGAGAAGGAACCCGATCACTCTGGATCCTCTTCCTAGACTCGCAAGCTCTTGGAAGATCTCTCCAGACAAGAAGCGTTTTACTTTTACTTTGGACCGGAACGCGAAGTGGAGTGACGGCAAGCCTGTTACCGCTCAGGACGTACTATTTACGTACCAAACCTTGATGGATCCTAAGAACAATACTGCGATCCATCGAATCTCCCTTTCTAGGTTCGAAGTCCCTAAGATCATCAACGAATTTGAGATCGAATTCACTCAGAAGAGTATTCACTGGAGTAATTTCGAGGATATCGCATACGGTTTATTGATCCTGCCGGAGCACCATTTCAAGAATAAGGAATTCAATAAGGAGAATTTCGAATTTCCTGTGACCTCCGGTCCTTATGAATTGCAGTCTGCAAAGAAGGGCCGCTATATCAAGATGAAGAGAAGGGCCGATTATTGGATGAGAGCTTATCCTTTCTATAAGGGATCGGACAATTTCGATACTCTTTTGTTCAAGGTATTTAGCGACGAGTCGCTCGCGTTCCAAGCATTCAAGAAAGGTGATATAGATCTGTTCCCGGTCTACAAGGCCTATACTTGGATCAAGGAGGCTTTGGGAGAACCGTTCGATAAGAATTATATTATCAAGCAAAAGATCTATAACGAAAAGCCGATCGGTTTTCAAGGCTGGGCCTTCAATATGAGAAGGAAACCTTTCGATGACGTGAGGGTCAGAAAGGCGATCGCTCATTTGGTGGATCGCAAGCTGATGGTTGAAAAACTCGCGTTTAACGAATACGAACTTACCGATTCTTATTTTTCTTCCGTTTGGGAAGGATCGGCTCTTCCTAATCCTCCGATCGATTACGATCCGGCTGCGGCACGCAAACTTCTCTCGGAAGCGGGTTGGAAACCGAATGCCAAAGGTTTCTTGGAGAAGGAAGGAAAACCTTTCGTGATCCATATCTTAGATCGGGACAAGAGCTCTGAAAAATATTTTACGGTCTTTATTGAAAGAGCCAAAGAAGTAGGGATCCAAGTCCAATTGGAAAGCACCGATCTTGCGAACTGGTCGGAAAGGATCGATAAATACGATTTCGATCTTACTTGGGCCGCTTGGGGAGGAGGACTTTTCCCTGATCCCGAAGAACAATGGTTCTCAAAGTATGCGGATGAGAACGGTCAAAATAATATCACCGGTTTCAAGAATGCAGAAGTAGATAAACTTGTGGAGCAACAAAGAACTGAGTTCGATGAGAAGAAGAGGGCGGAGATCGCTCGCAAGATCGATAAGATCCTAACGAGAGAAGTGCCTTATGTCCTTCTCTGGAATCTGAAGTCGACTCGTCTTCTTTATTGGAATCGTTTCGGCTTTCCGGAAAATCCTTTGGCAAAATATTGGGGAGAACAGGCCGCCAAGAATCTTTGGTGGGTGGACGAGGAAAAGGCTAAGTCTTTGGAAACGAATCGCAAAGCAAAGACGGCTCTTTCTACATACCCGAAAGACGTTCACTATAAATGA